In Lachnospiraceae bacterium, one DNA window encodes the following:
- a CDS encoding ketopantoate reductase family protein, with protein MRIAVIGAGAMGSIYGGHLSQHNDVLLVDTNEKVVEQVSNNGLLIDEDGTTHTYHPGAVSNTQGQAPADLVILFVKALFSRAALEGNRGLIGPNTRLMTLQNGAGHEDLLKEFVDEDHIVIGTTEDNGAVLGMGHVRRGGTGVTNVGMLVEDKEGFLLQLKEAFDQCGFNVKIHENIQTLIWDKLFTNVSLSALTGVLQVDMGYIAANEYAWDLCCQLIHETVKTAAAAGLDFDEEKVREKVKNTSINNPKGCTSIRADLRDGRKTEVDTISGAVVRAAHKHGVEVPGHECIVRLVHAMEGRNK; from the coding sequence ATGCGTATTGCAGTGATCGGTGCAGGAGCAATGGGTTCCATCTATGGCGGACATCTCTCCCAGCACAACGATGTTCTCTTAGTAGATACTAATGAAAAAGTAGTAGAGCAGGTTTCAAACAATGGTCTTCTCATTGATGAAGACGGTACCACTCATACTTATCATCCAGGTGCAGTTAGTAATACACAGGGACAAGCGCCTGCAGATTTAGTGATCCTGTTTGTAAAGGCGTTGTTTTCCAGAGCAGCATTAGAAGGGAATCGTGGTCTCATCGGACCAAACACCCGTCTCATGACTTTACAGAATGGTGCAGGACATGAAGATCTGTTAAAGGAATTTGTTGATGAAGATCATATTGTGATTGGTACAACAGAAGACAATGGTGCTGTTCTTGGAATGGGACATGTACGCCGTGGTGGAACAGGTGTTACTAATGTTGGTATGCTTGTAGAAGATAAAGAAGGTTTCCTTCTACAGTTAAAAGAAGCATTTGACCAGTGTGGTTTTAATGTAAAGATCCATGAAAATATCCAGACTCTGATCTGGGATAAACTGTTTACAAATGTTTCCTTAAGTGCCCTTACAGGTGTTCTTCAGGTAGATATGGGCTATATTGCAGCAAATGAGTATGCATGGGATCTGTGCTGCCAGCTGATCCATGAGACTGTAAAGACAGCAGCAGCAGCCGGACTGGACTTTGATGAAGAAAAAGTTCGTGAAAAAGTTAAAAATACTTCTATTAATAATCCAAAGGGATGTACATCTATCCGTGCAGACCTGCGTGATGGCAGAAAAACAGAGGTTGATACTATCAGCGGTGCTGTAGTGCGCGCAGCTCATAAGCATGGAGTTGAAGTTCCTGGTCATGAGTGTATTGTACGTCTTGTACATGCAATGGAAGGCAGAAACAAATAA
- the rpoD gene encoding RNA polymerase sigma factor RpoD → MKRTHREESLSFKEKIARLLADAGTGKRQVEYRDVFRYFKPKELKEEELDRVLDILAENQVQILDGEEEPDDPETEPEKELAEKMAQAERGAWDQADPVCLYLKEIGKISLLTQEEELDLAIQIQAGSQEAKEKLAKANLRLVVSIAKHYAGRGVAFLDLVQEGNLGLMRAVEKFDYEKGYRFSTYATWWIRQSISRAIADQARTIRIPVHMVEIINRVMRSSRRLIQELGREPTVQEIADQVHMPVKRVEEVLNMAQEPVSLETPVGEEEDSHLVDFIQDEKMSFLQDEASFVFLHEQLVEVLQTLTPREQQVLSLRFGLYDGEARTLEEVGKKFHVTRERIRQIEDKALRKLRHPSRSRKLKDYLES, encoded by the coding sequence ATGAAAAGAACGCACAGAGAGGAATCTTTAAGCTTTAAGGAGAAAATAGCCCGGCTTTTAGCAGATGCCGGTACCGGAAAACGTCAGGTGGAGTACCGTGATGTTTTCCGGTATTTCAAACCAAAAGAGTTGAAAGAGGAGGAGCTGGACCGTGTTCTTGACATACTGGCAGAAAATCAGGTACAGATATTAGATGGGGAAGAAGAGCCGGATGATCCTGAAACAGAGCCAGAAAAGGAACTGGCAGAAAAGATGGCTCAGGCAGAAAGAGGGGCATGGGATCAGGCAGACCCGGTGTGTCTGTATTTAAAAGAAATTGGAAAGATATCTCTTCTGACTCAGGAAGAGGAGCTGGATCTGGCCATACAGATACAGGCCGGGAGCCAAGAGGCAAAGGAAAAGCTGGCAAAGGCTAACCTGCGTCTGGTGGTGAGCATTGCCAAGCATTATGCAGGGCGTGGAGTGGCATTTTTAGATCTGGTCCAGGAAGGAAATCTGGGGCTGATGCGGGCTGTGGAGAAGTTTGACTATGAAAAAGGTTACCGCTTCAGTACATATGCTACCTGGTGGATCCGTCAATCTATTTCAAGGGCAATTGCAGACCAGGCCAGAACTATCCGTATTCCGGTCCATATGGTGGAGATCATTAACCGGGTGATGCGAAGCTCCAGACGGCTTATTCAGGAATTGGGGCGGGAGCCTACAGTTCAGGAGATAGCAGACCAGGTACATATGCCGGTGAAAAGAGTAGAAGAAGTATTAAATATGGCTCAGGAGCCGGTGTCTCTTGAAACACCGGTTGGAGAGGAAGAAGATAGTCATCTGGTGGATTTTATACAGGATGAAAAAATGTCATTTCTTCAGGACGAGGCATCCTTTGTATTTTTGCATGAGCAGCTGGTAGAAGTATTACAAACACTGACACCAAGAGAACAGCAGGTATTATCCCTGCGTTTTGGGTTGTATGACGGTGAGGCAAGAACGCTGGAGGAAGTGGGAAAAAAGTTTCATGTAACCAGAGAACGGATCCGCCAGATCGAGGATAAAGCTCTTCGCAAACTGCGCCATCCAAGCAGGAGCCGGAAATTAAAGGATTATCTGGAAAGCTGA
- a CDS encoding cyclase family protein: MCVYEMGNVRIVDLSKILDPKTESRRCHLFRFNTGGAIPDFHTNMDLMSHLGTHCECPYHHDDNWPSVAELPLTTFLGRAVYVDFKETVAKRGHITAADLDREAGKVKEGDIVIIDSSYKLYPFTPDTNTDKDQRLLVGAESAEWFKAHKVKAVGFGDGVSIENCNEDVKPFHDILMAENIVFLEVLRNLEQLKKDVFFMSYSPLPILGLDSSPVRAYAIEGLAEFSE, translated from the coding sequence ATGTGTGTTTACGAAATGGGTAACGTAAGAATTGTAGATCTTTCCAAGATCCTGGATCCAAAGACAGAGAGCAGAAGATGCCATCTGTTCCGCTTTAATACCGGTGGTGCTATTCCGGATTTCCACACCAATATGGATCTGATGAGCCATCTGGGAACTCATTGTGAGTGTCCTTACCATCATGATGATAACTGGCCATCTGTAGCAGAGCTGCCATTAACCACTTTCTTAGGCCGTGCAGTATATGTAGACTTTAAGGAGACTGTTGCTAAGCGTGGACATATCACTGCTGCTGATTTAGACCGTGAAGCTGGAAAGGTTAAAGAAGGAGATATCGTTATCATTGATTCTTCCTATAAGCTGTATCCATTTACACCTGATACCAACACAGATAAGGACCAGCGTCTTTTAGTTGGTGCAGAGAGTGCTGAGTGGTTCAAGGCTCACAAGGTAAAAGCAGTTGGTTTTGGTGATGGTGTTTCCATCGAAAACTGCAATGAAGATGTTAAGCCTTTCCATGACATTTTAATGGCAGAGAATATCGTATTCCTGGAAGTGTTAAGAAACTTAGAGCAGCTTAAGAAGGATGTATTCTTCATGAGCTATTCCCCACTTCCAATCCTTGGACTGGATTCCAGCCCTGTTCGTGCATATGCAATTGAAGGACTGGCTGAGTTCTCTGAATAA
- a CDS encoding class I SAM-dependent methyltransferase — translation MTDKINNSETKKTRLRLSERLKLVASFVPEGSRVADIGTDHGYVPIYLAETGKIKSALAMDVRKGPLARADEHIEEYRRDAGDAAISIETRLSNGLEKLYAGEADTVIIAGMGGELEISILENGKQLWGSIPHWIFSPQSDLEKFRRYLKKNGFFIEDEAMILDEGKFYTVLKAGVGTEGKDIVSCETVPEYRFGAVLIRRRDAVLKQYLLKEEKRVEGILKGFAGKKEEELTAGQTAACRTLKEELLCIREAQDEMQ, via the coding sequence ATGACGGATAAAATTAACAATAGCGAGACAAAAAAGACAAGGCTTCGCCTTTCAGAACGGTTAAAACTGGTGGCTTCTTTTGTACCGGAAGGAAGCCGGGTCGCAGATATTGGAACAGATCATGGATATGTGCCTATTTATCTGGCAGAAACAGGAAAAATAAAAAGTGCACTGGCTATGGATGTGAGAAAAGGACCGTTAGCAAGAGCGGATGAACATATTGAAGAATACAGACGGGATGCAGGAGATGCTGCTATTTCCATAGAGACCCGTTTAAGCAATGGACTGGAAAAATTATATGCCGGAGAAGCTGATACGGTCATTATCGCAGGAATGGGTGGAGAGCTGGAGATCAGCATTTTAGAGAATGGAAAGCAATTATGGGGCAGTATCCCACATTGGATCTTTTCTCCCCAGTCAGATCTGGAGAAGTTCCGCCGTTATCTGAAGAAAAATGGCTTTTTTATTGAAGATGAAGCCATGATACTGGATGAAGGAAAGTTTTATACAGTGCTAAAAGCGGGGGTTGGTACAGAAGGAAAGGATATCGTAAGCTGTGAAACAGTTCCGGAATATCGTTTTGGGGCTGTTCTGATCAGGCGTAGGGATGCTGTTTTGAAGCAGTATCTTTTAAAAGAAGAAAAAAGAGTAGAAGGGATCTTAAAGGGCTTTGCAGGAAAAAAAGAGGAAGAGCTGACTGCAGGACAGACAGCAGCCTGCAGGACTTTAAAAGAAGAACTTTTATGTATCAGGGAGGCGCAAGATGAAATGCAGTGA
- a CDS encoding TRAP transporter small permease: MKTLKNGLDRFLAFVCIVDFIVMVLLTVYQVVVRYVFKSPSSVSEVLTRYCFVWLILLSATYVFGQRDHICITYLKDKMNGSAKRMLNAAIEVVVIIFSALILVYGGSVITTMNMLQYDSILKIPTGTIYSIIPVCGVLIIFYSIYNLIVELNKKEGGE; the protein is encoded by the coding sequence ATGAAAACATTAAAAAATGGTTTAGACCGCTTTTTAGCTTTTGTCTGTATTGTTGATTTTATTGTTATGGTCCTTCTTACGGTATATCAGGTGGTAGTACGTTACGTGTTTAAAAGCCCAAGCAGTGTCAGCGAAGTCCTTACCCGTTACTGTTTTGTATGGCTGATCCTGCTTTCAGCAACTTATGTATTCGGACAGCGTGATCATATTTGTATTACCTATTTAAAGGATAAAATGAATGGCAGCGCAAAGAGAATGTTAAATGCTGCTATTGAAGTAGTTGTCATTATCTTCTCAGCATTGATCCTGGTTTATGGTGGTTCTGTTATCACAACCATGAATATGCTGCAGTATGACTCCATCCTCAAGATTCCTACAGGAACTATTTACAGTATTATTCCTGTGTGTGGAGTACTGATCATTTTCTACAGTATCTATAATCTTATTGTAGAACTGAACAAGAAAGAAGGAGGAGAATAA
- a CDS encoding TRAP transporter large permease, which translates to MSIAVQVALVMVVLLVLLLAAGVPIGVGIGLSSAVSMICMLPSNVAFATSAQRIFAGSNSFSLIAIPFFILAGNIMNNGGIALRLVNCAKVIGGRMPGALAQSNVIANMLFGAISGSGAAAAAAIGSTMGPLEEAEGYDKNYSAAVNVASAPVGMLIPPSNTMIVYSTVAGSVSISALFMAGYVPGLIWGLGVIILATITAKKLGYRGEAKLTAGIVLKTFWQAIPSLLMIVIVIGGILCGVFTATEGSAVAVVYATVLSLFYGSIKIKDIPRIVLDSAKITGTITFMIGLSSIMSWAMAFTGIPDMVAAAVLGITSNKIIIFLLINIILLFVGTFMDPTPAILIFTPIFLPICTSLGMNAVQFGIVLCYNLSVGTITPPVGTILFTGCKVGGVTIESVISHLLPYFAMIIIGLLLVTYVPVLSLGLPSMLGLL; encoded by the coding sequence ATGTCTATTGCAGTTCAGGTTGCCCTGGTAATGGTTGTTCTTCTGGTTTTATTACTGGCAGCAGGTGTGCCGATCGGTGTGGGAATCGGACTCTCTTCCGCAGTTTCAATGATCTGTATGCTGCCATCCAATGTAGCTTTTGCAACATCTGCACAGAGGATTTTTGCAGGCTCTAACTCATTTTCACTGATCGCCATCCCGTTCTTTATTCTTGCAGGAAACATTATGAATAACGGAGGTATTGCATTAAGACTTGTAAATTGTGCAAAGGTCATCGGCGGACGTATGCCTGGTGCATTAGCACAGTCTAACGTGATCGCAAACATGCTGTTTGGTGCTATCAGTGGTTCTGGTGCAGCGGCTGCTGCAGCCATCGGAAGTACCATGGGACCTCTGGAAGAAGCAGAAGGCTATGACAAGAATTATTCTGCGGCAGTAAACGTTGCATCAGCTCCTGTTGGTATGCTGATCCCACCAAGCAATACTATGATCGTTTATTCTACGGTTGCAGGAAGCGTATCTATTTCCGCACTGTTTATGGCTGGTTATGTTCCCGGTCTGATCTGGGGGCTTGGTGTTATCATTCTGGCAACTATTACAGCAAAGAAATTAGGCTACAGAGGCGAAGCAAAGCTGACTGCCGGCATTGTATTAAAGACTTTCTGGCAGGCGATTCCAAGCCTTTTAATGATCGTTATCGTAATTGGAGGTATTCTTTGTGGTGTGTTCACTGCAACGGAAGGTTCCGCAGTAGCAGTTGTATATGCAACCGTTCTTTCCTTATTTTACGGTTCTATTAAAATTAAAGATATCCCAAGAATTGTACTGGACTCTGCGAAAATCACCGGTACTATTACTTTTATGATCGGACTTTCCTCTATTATGTCCTGGGCAATGGCATTTACCGGAATACCGGATATGGTAGCTGCAGCAGTTCTTGGTATTACAAGCAACAAGATTATTATTTTTCTGTTAATTAACATTATCCTTCTGTTTGTAGGTACTTTCATGGATCCGACACCAGCAATCCTGATCTTCACTCCAATCTTTTTGCCGATCTGCACAAGCCTTGGAATGAATGCAGTTCAGTTTGGTATCGTACTTTGCTACAATCTGTCTGTAGGCACCATTACACCTCCGGTAGGAACCATCCTGTTTACAGGCTGTAAGGTAGGCGGTGTTACTATTGAAAGTGTCATCAGCCATTTGCTGCCGTACTTTGCAATGATCATCATTGGTCTGCTGCTAGTGACCTATGTTCCGGTATTGTCACTGGGCCTGCCGTCAATGTTAGGATTACTGTAG
- a CDS encoding TRAP transporter substrate-binding protein has protein sequence MLKKMAIAVGVICLMGMLTACGRTSEQKVTEIRVAFNQNENHPQYRAMKAFGEKFEKETKGRYHVTIYPNGVLGEQGAMAEFIRTGALQMAIVPCSVPEGYDPDFAIVGTPYLYDNIDHLEKATLNGVFDDLFASTEKYKFRVLTVYTAGERNVYAKKPINSADDLKGMIIRVNDSPTYVEMAKLMGGNGSVMAQSEVYTALQQGVIDAAENSELVYRDFKHYEVAPYYAYTRHIVHPDVVLASTAFLNSLSDEDREIFDRLIKESTEEEFETFKQDIEVAKKDAEEAGTQFCYPDTSELRERCMPLLNRIANQSDVTKQIYDAVVELREEDNK, from the coding sequence ATGTTAAAAAAAATGGCAATAGCTGTGGGGGTTATTTGCCTTATGGGTATGCTTACAGCCTGTGGACGTACTTCTGAACAGAAGGTGACAGAGATTCGCGTAGCTTTTAATCAGAACGAGAATCATCCGCAGTATCGTGCCATGAAAGCATTTGGGGAAAAATTTGAGAAGGAAACAAAGGGACGTTATCATGTAACTATTTATCCTAATGGGGTATTAGGAGAGCAGGGAGCAATGGCTGAATTTATCCGCACAGGAGCTTTACAAATGGCAATCGTGCCATGTTCTGTTCCAGAAGGATATGATCCGGACTTTGCTATTGTAGGAACACCTTATCTGTATGATAATATTGATCATCTTGAAAAAGCAACATTAAACGGGGTATTTGATGATCTGTTTGCATCTACTGAAAAATATAAATTCCGTGTACTGACTGTTTATACGGCAGGTGAGAGAAATGTATATGCAAAGAAACCGATCAATTCTGCAGATGATCTTAAAGGTATGATCATTCGTGTAAATGACAGCCCGACCTATGTAGAAATGGCAAAGCTGATGGGTGGTAATGGAAGCGTTATGGCACAGTCTGAGGTTTATACAGCACTGCAGCAAGGCGTTATTGATGCTGCTGAGAACAGTGAGCTGGTTTACCGTGATTTTAAGCATTATGAGGTTGCGCCTTACTATGCTTATACCCGTCATATTGTACATCCTGACGTAGTGCTTGCAAGTACTGCGTTCTTAAATTCCTTAAGTGACGAAGACAGAGAGATCTTCGACAGACTGATCAAGGAATCCACTGAAGAAGAATTTGAAACATTTAAACAGGATATTGAAGTAGCAAAGAAAGATGCCGAAGAAGCGGGCACCCAGTTCTGCTACCCGGATACCAGTGAACTGCGTGAGCGCTGCATGCCGCTGTTAAACAGGATTGCAAACCAGTCTGATGTGACAAAGCAGATTTATGATGCAGTAGTAGAATTAAGAGAGGAGGACAATAAATAA
- a CDS encoding Nif3-like dinuclear metal center hexameric protein codes for MKCSEVIEVLGRLAPESCACDWDNPGLLAGRSDKEVKKIYIALDATDQVVEAAIKGGADMLLTHHPLIFKAIKKVNDQNFITRRLVKLIQADISYYAMHTNFDAAPGCMADLAAERLSLKDTEPLECMGNMEINGNPVAYGIGKTGNLAGKLTVKALAEKVKQAFDLPFVLVYGEELMDMEIEKVALCPGAGGSVIEEAIHAGAKALVTGDISHHQGIDAAARDIAVIDAGHYGMEHIFIQYMAGYLKKNLPSDVEVVTAPSAWPTVLL; via the coding sequence ATGAAATGCAGTGAAGTGATAGAGGTATTAGGCAGACTGGCTCCTGAAAGCTGTGCCTGCGACTGGGACAATCCGGGATTATTAGCAGGACGCAGTGATAAAGAGGTAAAAAAAATCTATATTGCCTTAGATGCCACAGATCAGGTGGTTGAGGCAGCCATTAAAGGGGGAGCAGATATGCTTCTGACCCATCATCCCCTTATTTTTAAAGCAATCAAAAAAGTGAATGACCAGAATTTCATTACCAGACGTCTAGTAAAATTGATCCAGGCAGATATTTCCTATTATGCCATGCACACAAATTTTGATGCAGCTCCCGGTTGTATGGCAGACCTGGCAGCTGAACGGCTTTCTTTAAAGGATACAGAGCCGTTAGAGTGTATGGGAAATATGGAAATAAATGGAAATCCTGTGGCATATGGAATTGGAAAAACAGGAAATCTGGCAGGAAAGCTGACTGTAAAAGCTCTGGCTGAAAAAGTTAAACAGGCTTTTGATCTTCCTTTTGTGCTGGTATATGGAGAAGAACTGATGGACATGGAAATAGAAAAAGTGGCTCTTTGTCCAGGTGCAGGCGGAAGCGTTATCGAAGAAGCTATCCACGCAGGTGCAAAGGCACTGGTAACAGGGGATATCAGTCATCATCAGGGAATTGATGCAGCAGCCAGAGATATAGCAGTGATCGATGCAGGGCACTATGGAATGGAGCACATTTTTATCCAGTATATGGCTGGATATCTGAAAAAAAACCTGCCATCGGATGTGGAGGTCGTTACAGCTCCATCTGCATGGCCAACTGTTCTTTTATAA
- a CDS encoding deoxyguanosinetriphosphate triphosphohydrolase, translated as MNIRESQEALELVTLSPYASFSAKTKGRDRQEPLCDIRPEYQRDRDRILHCKAFRRMKHKTQVFLAPEGDHYRTRLTHTLEVSQIARTIAKALRLNESLAEAIALGHDLGHTPFGHSGEAVLNKICEDGFTHYEQSVRVVEKLEKNGKGLNLTWEVRDGIRNHRTAGHPSTLEGAVVRLSDKIAYINHDIDDAIRAKMFEEKDLPLCYTDVLGHSVRERLNIMIHDIILNSLNKPGIFMSEGMEEAMMGLRQWMFDHVYKNEIPKAEEGRAQQMLSQLYFYYMDHVDELPQEYLNFLDAGEKVSRVVCDYIAGMSDIYAIDQFEKLFVPKRWNVY; from the coding sequence GTGAACATCAGAGAATCTCAGGAAGCACTGGAACTTGTAACTTTAAGCCCGTATGCCTCTTTTTCTGCAAAAACAAAAGGCAGAGACAGGCAGGAACCTTTATGTGATATCCGCCCGGAATACCAGAGGGATAGAGACCGCATCTTGCATTGCAAAGCATTTCGACGCATGAAGCATAAAACACAGGTTTTTCTTGCACCGGAGGGAGATCATTACCGCACAAGACTTACGCACACTTTGGAGGTGTCCCAGATAGCCAGGACTATTGCAAAGGCATTACGGTTAAATGAAAGTCTCGCTGAGGCTATTGCTTTGGGACATGATCTGGGGCATACGCCTTTTGGACATTCCGGGGAAGCTGTTTTAAATAAGATCTGTGAAGATGGCTTTACCCATTATGAGCAAAGTGTACGGGTGGTAGAAAAGCTGGAAAAAAATGGAAAAGGATTAAACCTTACCTGGGAAGTGCGGGATGGGATCCGCAATCACCGCACAGCAGGTCATCCCTCTACCTTAGAAGGCGCAGTAGTCCGGCTGTCGGATAAGATCGCCTACATTAACCACGATATAGATGATGCCATCCGGGCAAAGATGTTTGAAGAAAAAGATCTTCCTTTGTGCTATACAGATGTTCTTGGCCACAGTGTCCGGGAACGCTTAAATATCATGATCCATGATATTATTTTAAACAGTCTAAACAAGCCGGGGATCTTTATGTCAGAAGGCATGGAAGAGGCTATGATGGGACTTCGCCAGTGGATGTTTGACCATGTATATAAAAATGAGATACCAAAAGCAGAAGAAGGCAGAGCCCAGCAGATGCTTTCCCAGCTTTATTTCTATTATATGGATCATGTAGATGAGCTGCCCCAGGAGTATTTAAACTTCTTAGATGCAGGAGAAAAAGTCTCCAGGGTAGTGTGCGACTACATAGCAGGCATGAGTGATATTTATGCCATAGACCAGTTTGAAAAATTATTTGTTCCAAAACGCTGGAACGTGTATTAA
- a CDS encoding YhcH/YjgK/YiaL family protein, which yields MIFSSIKNGDSFEKYPAAIQTALEYLKSHDFAAMEPGVYEIQGKDIYAQVFDAMTEDVADRRPESHEKYLDVQFLVSGRERLGFTKNTGNYKVAEHIKERDLIFYEAVEDEGYIESRPGCFCVFFPSDIHRPQVISGEAMNLRKVVVKVSVALL from the coding sequence ATGATTTTTTCATCTATTAAAAATGGTGATTCTTTTGAAAAGTACCCGGCAGCGATTCAGACTGCATTAGAGTATTTAAAGAGCCACGATTTCGCAGCTATGGAACCTGGTGTATATGAGATCCAGGGAAAAGATATCTATGCTCAGGTATTTGATGCCATGACAGAAGATGTTGCAGACAGACGTCCGGAGTCTCATGAGAAATATCTGGATGTACAGTTTTTAGTATCCGGAAGAGAACGTCTTGGATTTACCAAGAATACCGGAAACTACAAAGTAGCAGAGCACATTAAGGAAAGAGACCTGATCTTCTATGAAGCTGTGGAAGATGAAGGATATATTGAGTCCCGTCCGGGATGTTTCTGTGTATTCTTCCCATCTGATATCCATCGCCCACAGGTTATCTCCGGCGAAGCTATGAACCTGCGTAAGGTTGTAGTTAAGGTAAGTGTAGCATTGCTGTAA
- the dnaG gene encoding DNA primase, with protein sequence MYYPDEVIEEVRMKNDIVDVISGYVKLQKKGANYFGLCPFHNEKSPSFSVSPGKQMYYCFGCGAGGNVLTFVMEYENYTFQEALQSLADRAGVTLPKMEYSKEAREQAELRSRLLEVNKLAANYFYYQMKQPQGEMAYEYFHDKRKLTDETMLRFGLGYSNKTSDDLYRFLKDKGYDDAFLSQTGLVTIEERGGRDKFWNRVMFPIMDVNNRVIGFGGRVMGDGEPKYLNSPETRLFDKSRNLYGLNYARTTREKYMLVCEGYLDVISMHQAGFTNAVASLGTAFTSQHAGVLKRYTDQVILTYDSDGAGVKAALRAIPILRDAGISARVLNMKPYKDPDEFIKNMGSEAFKERIAQAKNSFLFEIDVLKRNYQLEDPEQKTRFYQETAKKLLQFGEPLERDNYIQAVSREQMIKEEELRQLVNRLGMQMGLKAGDSYREDTSGRSVISRENENSPGNNTGRLEHGGDPYVGQAVGQNQMPIKKAGRKQDREDGIRRSQRLLLTWLIENPELFDKINGIITADDFVEDLYHQVAAMVFEGHEAGNVNPAGILSRFINDEDQYKEVAALFNASLKESLNNEEQKKAFAETVMKVRKNSLDTASRNAKDIAQLQEIIKQQAALKQLHISLD encoded by the coding sequence ATGTACTATCCGGATGAAGTCATAGAGGAAGTAAGAATGAAGAATGACATCGTAGATGTGATTTCAGGATATGTAAAGCTGCAGAAAAAAGGAGCTAATTATTTTGGCCTTTGCCCTTTCCATAATGAAAAATCACCTTCCTTTTCCGTTTCTCCGGGAAAACAGATGTATTATTGTTTCGGCTGCGGAGCTGGGGGAAATGTTCTTACCTTTGTAATGGAATATGAAAACTATACTTTTCAGGAGGCCCTGCAGTCTTTAGCTGACCGGGCGGGAGTTACCTTGCCGAAGATGGAATACAGCAAAGAAGCCAGAGAACAGGCAGAGCTTCGCAGCAGGCTGTTAGAGGTAAATAAGCTGGCAGCCAACTATTTTTATTACCAGATGAAGCAGCCGCAGGGAGAAATGGCATACGAATATTTCCATGACAAACGAAAGCTTACTGATGAGACTATGCTGCGTTTCGGACTTGGTTATTCCAATAAGACAAGTGACGATCTGTACCGCTTTCTGAAGGACAAGGGCTATGATGATGCATTTTTAAGCCAGACGGGTCTTGTGACCATTGAAGAGAGAGGTGGGAGAGATAAATTCTGGAACCGTGTCATGTTTCCAATCATGGATGTGAATAACCGCGTCATTGGTTTTGGCGGCCGTGTAATGGGGGATGGAGAGCCAAAATATTTAAACTCTCCGGAAACAAGATTATTTGATAAAAGCCGGAATCTGTATGGACTGAATTATGCAAGGACTACCAGGGAAAAATACATGCTGGTGTGCGAAGGCTATCTGGATGTGATCTCCATGCACCAGGCGGGATTTACCAATGCAGTGGCATCTTTGGGAACTGCATTTACAAGCCAGCATGCAGGGGTTTTAAAACGCTATACAGATCAGGTGATCTTAACTTATGATAGTGATGGCGCCGGTGTAAAAGCTGCGCTGCGGGCTATTCCTATATTAAGGGATGCAGGTATTTCTGCCAGAGTGTTGAACATGAAGCCGTATAAGGATCCGGATGAATTTATTAAAAATATGGGGTCAGAGGCTTTTAAAGAGAGGATCGCCCAGGCAAAAAACAGCTTCTTATTTGAGATAGATGTATTAAAACGAAACTATCAATTAGAAGACCCGGAGCAGAAGACGAGATTTTATCAGGAAACGGCAAAGAAGCTATTACAGTTTGGAGAACCTTTGGAACGGGATAATTATATCCAGGCAGTATCCAGGGAACAGATGATAAAAGAAGAAGAGCTTCGCCAGTTAGTGAACCGTCTGGGAATGCAGATGGGCTTAAAGGCCGGTGACAGCTACAGGGAAGATACTTCCGGAAGAAGTGTTATTTCCAGGGAAAATGAAAATAGCCCAGGCAATAATACTGGACGGTTGGAGCATGGCGGTGATCCATATGTGGGACAGGCAGTGGGGCAGAACCAGATGCCCATAAAGAAAGCCGGAAGAAAGCAGGACCGGGAAGATGGCATACGAAGATCCCAAAGATTATTGCTTACCTGGCTGATCGAGAACCCGGAATTATTTGACAAGATAAATGGCATTATAACGGCTGATGATTTTGTGGAAGACCTGTATCATCAGGTGGCAGCCATGGTATTTGAAGGCCATGAAGCAGGAAATGTAAATCCGGCAGGTATTTTAAGCAGGTTCATCAATGATGAAGACCAGTACAAGGAAGTAGCGGCATTATTTAATGCCAGTTTAAAAGAATCCTTAAACAATGAGGAGCAGAAAAAGGCATTTGCGGAGACTGTGATGAAAGTAAGAAAGAACAGCCTGGACACTGCAAGCCGAAATGCGAAAGATATAGCCCAGCTGCAGGAGATCATAAAGCAGCAGGCAGCGTTAAAGCAGCTGCATATATCTTTGGATTGA